The Mesorhizobium sp. AR10 genome includes the window TTTGTATTCGAGGCTTTTAAGCGAAAGGAGTTTATTGCCATACGGACGATCGCACGCAAACCCAGCGGTTGTCAGGAAATTTTTAACATCGGCCTCCGTCCGAGGCTCAACTAAGAACCTGTCGATCGCTCGGATCGCCTTATCTGCCCTGGTTCCTTTCTCACTCGCCTGATTAAAGTATCGAAATGGACCGCCCCTCTCAGAAAGCCAAGAGGTTACCAGTTCTGCAGCCAGAAACAGTATTAATACAACACACAGAGATAGAAGTATTTTCTTGAAGTTATTCATTGATAGATAATCTCTCTAGTCCACGGACAGTCTGGGGCATGAGATCTAGAAAGTCTATTTTGGCACACCGTTTGCGAGATTGTGCCGGAGATAGCTTCGCGAAGGACCCTTCCACGTAAGAGTTAACTTCTGCTTTCCACCCATCTCGGCCATTGGGCAGCCTGTTGATTGGGTCTCAGTGATGGTCAGTCGGTTCGTTTCCACGGCCAACCGTCAAACGCTGCCCTACAGCCAAATCCGCTGGTTGTCATGGCCTGATCCGATGGACAGGGAATGGCCGGTGCTTCTCGGTGCGCAGCCCATCTCGGTCGTATTCCGTGACATCGATCCCCGCCCATGCGCCAATTGTGCGATCTGCCTTCCACATTGGCACGGTGCCGATGGTGACCCTCACACGTTCGCTAGGGTCGACCCCTCGCTTGACCAATTCCCGACACAGGACCGGAACCGGGTCCTTGCGCGTTGTGGTGACCTTGATTTCCTCGCCCGACAGCGTCGTGACGGCAGTGTATGACCCACTCAATTCGATCTGTTGCATGTTCTCCTGTAAGTTGTAAGTTTGCTGGTGGAGTGGCGTTTGTCCCTGGACGGTAGATCGTACCGGCGAGACCTCGAACGCGCTCCGGCGGTCGTTACCGCACACTGTTCTGAGGGTATTTGGTGGTAGCCCCGGCACACCTCTTGGGGCGATGCACCGGGGCAGGGTAGCCGTCAGGGGACTAGATGCCTAAGTCCAACCGCATCTTTGCAGCGGCCCGAGCGTGGCTGATCAGGGCCTGCCAGTTGCCCTCGACGGCTGCCCGCCTGAAGGCTGGCAACTCGGCCTCGTCGATGTGTTCCATCCATTGGTCCATGGAGAGCCCGACAGGCTTTAGCACATGCCGCTCGATGTGCTGGGTGAAGGCTGCTTGAACCACTGCGGTCTCGACCTCGTCAACCTGGGCCGTCTCGTGGTTCAACACGCCGGTCTCGATGTATTCGTCGATAGCTGCGTCTCTCACCTCGGCAGGGGCATTAGCATTGAAGCGATCAAGTGAGCGGTCAGCCATGCCAACCATTTCCTTGAATTGCCTGTCTGCTTTCTCGTCGTCGGTTTCATCGTCGGTCTTGTCCTTCTCGTCGTCATCCGCAGTCGGAACCTCTTTCTCAAGAGGCTGCTCGATGTCCGCTGCGGCTACTTGAAAGAGTGACCGTAGGGGGCCAGCGCGGCGTTAACCGCAGCCACGTAGTCAGCACGGGTGATCTCGCCACGATCAGCCATTTCGCGGGCTTGCTTGGGGCCAAGCTGGATGCCACCGACAGTCACCGGGAGCTGGTCGACGAGGGCCTGTGGCGCGCTACCGTTCATCGGCTTGGCAGCGGCCACCTGAGCCTTCTGGCCTTCGGACAAAGCCTGCCCGGTGTTGATGCCCACCCGCTGTGCGCGGAGCTGTTCATTGAACTGTAGGCTGCGTTCGGTCGCTGCCGCGATCTGGGCCTGAAGGGCTGCCTCTTTCTGGGCTGCCTTGGCCTGTTCGGCGGCAGCATCAACCCGGCGCAGTTCTTCGTGGCGCTCCGTTGTAGACATGCTGGCGAGGTCCCTGCCGTTCACGGTGATGCCGGAAGGGGCCGGGGCAACCGTGGCGCTGTTGATGACAAGGCCGGATGCTCTGCTGAAGTCGTTCATGTTCGTTCGTTCCTTCGTTGGTTGGTGGCTTAGAGGGCTTCGACGACGCCGTTGCGGACAGTCGTGGTGACGTCGATCAGCGGTGCTGGGGCCGGCTTCTTGACGCTCTCTGGGTTGGCCGTAGCGCGGGCCTCTGCGTCTGCCTTAGCGGCCACTTCGGCTGCATTGTCGGCGTCGGCGTAGGCGTTGCCCGAGATGAAATCGTTGGTGTTGGTCGTGGTCATGTTCATTCCTCATTGCTTGCGCTCCCCGGCCACCATGGTCGAGGTTGTTGCGCTGGTTGGATTGTTGGATTTCACCCCATGTCAGATATGGGGGGTGACCTGTGCTATGCCCTGCGGGTGAACCCGTAGGCGTCCTGCGGTGTCGGCGATGGCGTATCTGCCGGTGCTGCTGCGGTCGTGCTGCTGGCTTTGCGGGGCCTCATCGAGACTTCAGCTAAACGCCTTGCGCGGTTCCCCGCTTCAAGCTCTGGGGAGCCAAAGACTTCGAAGCACCGCTCGGCCACCACCCCGAAGTCCTCGGCCCATTCCATGCCGGTGACTGCCTTCAGTTGCCTGTCAAGCTCTGAACTGGTTTCCCAATCGTCGCTCTTGATCATGGCGACCAAGGCTAGGGCCTGCTCCCGCGTCGGGTAGGTTCTGGTCCAGTCCCGCCGCTTGATGCTGTCAAAGTCCGGCATTGGCCCTCGCCTCCATTGCAGCCCTCACAAACCTTGGGGGCAGCGTCGGTGAGTTCCATTCGCGCATGTGGTGGAAGTCAGGGTCGCCCCGCTCGGGCACCGCGTAATCCCAATCCCAGCCGTCTTCAGGGTCGTTCCCGAAGTGGGCGTCTAGGAAGGGCTTGTAACCTTCGCCCCGTTCCCTCGCCTGCTTCTCTTCAGGGCGTTCCGGCTCCCCGCCTATTGCGTCGCCAAACCAGTCCAGCGCCTTCTGAAGCTCGACCTCCCATGCTCGGGTCTGCCACGTCGGCACGAAGCAGTAGGGGTCCCCGCAGTTGGTCCTGCCGTCGTCCTTGACCTTCACAAGTTCGGCATAGACTGCGCGCCGCTCACCTCGCTGGTAGGCTGGAACCTTGATCGGTTCTCGCTTCCCTCGCTTCGCCATGGCCTTCTTAATCGAGTTGGTGCGGGCTGCCTTCTGCTGCTTGGTCAGCGTCCATTCGGGGGCCAGACGGTAGCCCTTGGGAAGGGGAGAGGGCTTGCCCTGGGCGTCCAGTTGGAGGTGGCGCCGCCAGTCGTGCCGGTCGCCGCGGGCCTGCCGCTTCAGGTTCTCCTCGGCCTTATCTTTGGCGGTCTTGCCGGTCTTGCCCATGTCACCCTGTACGGATAGACCGCCGCTGTATTGTGAGACGTCAGGTTGATGCTCGTGGTCCCATAGGGGTCGGTCGTAGGTGGTGTAGGTTTCAGTCATTCATGCGCGCTCCTTTGGTTGGGGTGGAAGGTGGTGACGGCGAGAGGAGACAATCTGTCATCCTCCCACCGGGTGTCATAACTTCATGTAACCTTCGGTTCTCTTCAGAATGAAGGCTCTTCGAAGGTGATGAATGAAGGCGTTGCTTAGCGTGGAGACCATGGATGAGAGACACAATCAGTCTCTACATTCGAACCCCCAGCCTTCAGGGTTCTCTTTGGTCGATACTTCAGGCTGTGCTAGGGCTGGTGTGAGAGTAGGCTCAAAGGCTCTGCTGAAGGTGCTGACCTCAGGAGGAAGGACTTCCGTCCATCCCTGATTACCAGTTCACTCTCAGTCCACTTTCAGTCTGTGGTCTTCCACCGGAGGGGCCACCCGAAGGGAACCTTTAAGGGGTAGAGACCCGATAGGGTATGATCCCTAAATAGGATCATCAACCAACTAAGTCATTGTTATCATTTGATAATCCGCCTTTGAAGGTTCGATAACTTCACCATCCGTTCAGCTATGAACAATCCTCCTCGTCGTCATGGCAGTGCGCCTCCTCAGTCGGATGCTGACTACCTCCTTGATGGCTCTGGCGTGCTTGGACACGGCCTGCTGAGAGATTCCAAGCATCCGGGCAATCTCAGCCTGAGACCAACCACCATCCATGAGATAGAAGGAAATCCGCTCCCGAGTGCTGGCCCCTCCGTTGTCGCTGGCCCACGGGTCGAACCCGAGAAGGTCAGTGACCATGGGTACCTGAGCTTTCCGGAGGTAGGCCCACAGCTCGAACGGAGCCTTGCTCTGCCTGGTGCGGCTGTGGTGTTCGATCCGGTGTCGCTTGGTGATCTCTCGGCGTTCAACCTCCAGCGCCTCACATGGGCGAGACAGGTAAGCGCGGACGGCCCTCAATGAGATGCCGACAACCTTCGACGTGGCTGGGCCTGAGAAGCCCTCAGAGCGTAGGACGTGCGTAGCCTTGTGGTGGAAGTCGGGTGCCCGCTCGGTGTCCTTACGGGTGGCCGCTTGGTAGCGTGGGTTTGTCCAACGTGGCCCCTTTTTCTTGGGATCGGCGTTCGTGGTAGGGTTCATTTCGCTCCTTCAGCGTGGTGATGGTTGATCGGTGGTCGTCAGTCCGAGCTTGTCTGGTCGAAGAAAGATGCAGCCCCCGCCCTATGCAGCGGGAGCCAGCCTTATCCAGTCTTCAAGTTGAGCGGTCGTAAGGCGCTTGATGGCCGCGTGCGCCTCGGCCTCCAGACGTTCCCGTTCGGTGATGGGTTTGGCGGTAATGGACGTCGAGAGGCTCTGCTGAACTTTGTCACTACGTAGCGACAAACTGGCCTTCTGCTTCTCTCGGGTGGCTCGAACACTGGCAGCCGTACTGGCCCGCACCTCTGCCTCGGTGGTTCGCCCCGTGGCTACTGAAATGAGTTGTTCGGCACGCGTCCGCTTGATGGGGCAGTGATCGGCCAGGAACTTTGTCCAAACCATCGTCCGCTGCCCGTACGGCACCGCGACGTCGATCCTTCGCTTGGCCTCGGCCAGATACAGGCCGCTCGACTTGGCGTGATCGATGGCCCGCTGGTTGCTCCGCTCGCCCGCTTTATAGTGGGCGTATGCCTGAGCCCCGAGTTGTTCGAGGCTGGTGTCGTCAAAACTCACATTCGTTCCTTTCGTTGGGGCTGGGACCTTGTCCGGTCGAAAAAAGATGCAGTGGTGCGGCATGTCCGCTTTAAAGACACGGATAGGCAGACACGCGATTGGGCATAGCTGGGCCACGCCTCACCAAGACCGACCCGCCAGCGCCACGTCCAGTCGCCCCGGAAGGAGCGAAACAAGGCAACAGGGACAAGACCGATCCGTACCGGTGGCGGCAGGAGCAGTCGCTTGCTGGGAGAACAGCGCGGGTCGGTCTGGGTGAAGAGTGTTTCGAGTGCTAGTGGTGTGGCTTGTCGCCTGCTCAGTGCTAGTGGGATGGCTTGTCGCCTGCCCAGCCTAGTGGGTGGGTTTGTGTCGCTTAGCTCGCTACGCTGCGCGGGCAGGATGTTGCCTAGCCTCAGCAATCGCTAATGAAAGCCCTGCGTAGTCTATTCAGCACCAGCTAATGGACCACCTTCTGTGCTAGTGGACAACCAATTCACCTGCTCAGCTAGTGGTGGCCTTTGTGGGTCGAAACTGTTGCCCAGTGCTAGTAGTCACCTTTGTCGCTGGAAAGCCCTTGCTGTGCTAGTAGGGGCCTTTATCGACCCGCCGCTCACTCGTTCATGATCTTCTGAACCGTGGCGGTCGAGTAGCCAACAGCCGCTGCAATCGCCCTGATCGAGGCACCCTCGGCCCGCATGTCGCGCACCTTCTGTTCAACCTCATCGGTCACCGTCTTGGGCCGCCCTAGGTGGTCCCCCCGGGCCTTGGCCTTGGCGATGCCCTCCATCTGCCGTTCCTTCCGTAGGGCAGTCTCAAACTCTGCAATGCTGGCAAGGATGCCAAACATGAGCTTGCCGTGCGGCTTGGTCGTATCGAGGGACGGGTCGTTCAACACCCGGAACCCGACACCGCGCTTGTCGAGGTCTTCCACGATCTGGTGAAGGTGCGCCGCCGATCTTGCCAGACGGTCGACCTTGGTTACCACCAGCGTGTCACCCTTCCGAACGAACCGCAGCGCCTCGGCAAGCTTCGGCCTATCATTGTCCAGTCCCGACAGCCGGTCTTGAAAGATGTGGTCGTCCGCCGCCCCTGCCGCCTTCAACTGGTCGATCTGAACTGCCGTGTTCTGGTCGGTCGTGCTAACCCGTGCGTATCCAACGATTGCCATGGCGTGAACTATCTCCTTAGAGCCAATGTTTACAACCATTACCTCACGCTAAGTTCACACGTCAACAGGCATGTGAGAAAAAGATTACCTTTGTTCACGCCTTTATGGTTCCGTGGCCCGCTAGCGCGCGTTCATGTCAGCCTCGGTGTCACCCCAGCGCCACCCGCCGCGCCACCCAGCGCACCCACCTTGGGGTCCTGTGTGGTGGAACAGAAGAGGCCACGGGGGGGCCGGCGCGAGCCTGTTATCCGATCCCCCGCTCAGAAATTTCTACCAAACATTCCTGACCTACATTAGATGTCGCTTATGTCTCTCAATTGGTTTAACCCTCCTGTGCCCGTCAGGGGTGAGCGTGCCGGCATGACCTACAACGTCAGCAACGTTGAGGCAGCTTCCGAACATCTCCTCAAGTGGACTAAGCGCGGCCCTAAGTGGAACCTGGCGGTGCGCGTTTGCATCGCCTGCCTAGCCGACCAAGCGACACCTCAGGAGGTCCGGAGGGCCTTCAGGGCTGCTGCTAAGGAAGAGGGGAGGCTCTCGCCCGATCACTCATCAGTAAGCAGGCAGTAATGGAGATTCCTCGTCTGCTCTCGTCTAAGTGAAGCGAAAGTGCTAGACGTTTCGCAGGGGGGATCAAGATGAATGGGATCAGAGGGGCGCTGGTCGACGCAGTGATTGCTGTGCTACCAATTGCCATCGTGTTCTTCAGTGGTTGGGCGTATTTGTCGAGCTACATCGGCGAATTTGGAGTGGACGCTACAGAGGTAACTGTCCCCCTGCCAACTGTTTTGGTTTATGCATTCTCGCCTCTCAAGTCCCCTAGAGTTTTGTTTTTCCTTGCCGTTTGTTTGGCTGGTTGGCTGGCCTATGGATACTACCGAGAAAAAGAGTGCCGAGATCAGATTATGGTCGTCGCGTCATTGGTGGGCCTCGTCATTCTTCTATTCGTCATCAGGGATGCCGCCCAAAGTGAAGCGAAGACCATGGCACACTTGGTGTGGACTGGGGACAAGGCATTCTCGGTTCCCGTTCTTATCACGCCGCATCAAGATGAGGCTTATGACGCCTTTGAGAAGTGTCGAGACAGGCGGGGACTTCGCCAAATCATTGGATTACCTGATCGGATGTATTTGCTGTGTCGCGATAAGTACTACTCTTGTGAACGCGGAAGAATGTTCGTAGTCTCCAATGCCGGCGCCATAATTTATTCTGCAATACAACTTCGTGAACCTGAAGCTGGGGAGAAGGACTGTGAAAAATAGGTGTTTGTTTCTGGCTGTCGCTTTCGCCATTTTTCCGCTGGGGCAAGTTGCCGCGCAGCAGGCGATCGCTGGGGTCGTAGTTGTGGATGGCCCGTACGAGCTTGTGGGAGGAGGCAGCGGAGTTCTGGGTTTCGTATTGTCGCGAGCGGGCGGGAAGGCAAACTTTCAACCATGTACTGGCAAGGTCCAAATGGTCGACGATTCAGACCTGGAGCGTTCGTCGTCGGCTTGTAGGGATGAGCCCGGGGCAGACCCCAACGCCTTCAATGTCGCATGCGCTGATGTCGAATCGCAGGTCGCGATAGTGACCGCGCAGGTCGGCCATGAGGTCAGCCAAGTAGATCTTGGGACCGTGTTCCTGAAGGCTGCGGATGGGTACGCTCAAGGGGTGGCGCCGCCACATGAGGCACCTTGGGTGCAATGGAACGACGCATTTGTGGCTCCTTACTCTGTATGTGGCCAAAAGTACGTTGTCCTTCCCAAGACGGGAATTGACCAAGCTTGGATCGGAGTTCTCAAGGCACCTTCGCAGTAAGGTTGCCATTCACGCTCCAAATTCCTCGTGATTGGTCTCGTGGGCGGCAATACTACTCCATATCCGGCACGTCACCGCCCACAAATAGCGTCGTCGGTTCGCCGTATTCGCCAAGCGCCGGATTGGCCTCGCGCGACCATGCAATGACACCGGCATGTTTCCCCGCCAAGCCCCTCGCGGTCCTTATCGCCCGATCTTCGGTCTGCTGCTCGGCTGGCCCGTAGACTGGCTGGAGGTCGCCGATCTCATCGCGGTCGAAGGCAGTGACGACTATCAGCTTTGGGGCCTTCTGCAGAGGAAGAATGCTGTCTGACATGTTGATGCCTTTCCGTTGCCCTCTAGTCGGTCTCGCCGCGCCTACGTCTGTGCCACCCCCGGCTGAACCCATAGCTCACGGCGGGAGCCCATAGGGCCACCTCACGCTCCAACGAGGCGTTAACGACAAGAAGCGCCTTCACTGCCTCTCGGGCATCCCCGCCGCAGGTCGCGATGACCTCATCGGCCGCAAGCTCCCAGTCCATCGCGGGAGGATCGACTTGCTGTTGCTCGGCTGGCATTGCTCTTCCTCACAGGCATTTCTCACCATCGCCACGATGCTCGAAGCAGAACCAATGAGGTGCCTGCTTTGGCTTCGCGAAACCCCAGCCTGCATCCTTGCCGCAGCCAGGACGTTCGCAACAATGATGCTGGATACCGGGCACTGTGACGTGTTCGGGGCTTGGAAGCCTGATTTCGTCGCTCACGTCCGTTATCACCCCAACATTACCGGGGTGTCGTCATAGCTGACAGTAGCCACCCCCGGATGCCGGTGGGCGATGGCGAGTATCTTGGTCTCAAGCTCACAGTTGTAGACCATGAGCGCCTTCACGGTCTCAAGCGGGCTCTCGTATCGAGCGATCAGCTTCATCGCCTCCGAATGCAGTTCGGCTTTGGCCTCAGCGTCCAAATGCAAAATGCTCACCGCCGTTTCTCCTTGCGGGACGTGGTCCCGAGCGCGCGTCAAGTTGTTCCTGAAGGCGCCCGTTGAGGACGATCATTTCCTTGAGCGCCTTCATCACGTCGCCCTTGTGTACGGCAACGAACTTGTCGGCGACGGCTTGAAGGGCAGCCTCTCGGCGGCTGTCGAGTGTCACGATGTGTTCCATGGCGATTGCTCCAAACGCTTGGATAGCCACAGTGAACAAAAAGAGAACATAAATGTCAAGAGCGGATTGACCGAGAGAGGAATGAGTTCCTATTTTGGGCCATGCCCGATACTGGTGGAAGACGAAAGCGCGGTGGCGAATGGAAGCTCAGCAATGCCCATGAGATTGGGCAGCTCGTGCTGGTCCGCTGCGGGTTGTGCAACGTCAAGCGTTGGTATCTGCCGGGTGACCTCAAGGAAATCTTCGGGGACAGCGAGGCCGAGTTAGTGGGGAACAAAATGAGTTGCAAACGGTGCGGCAAGAACGAGTACATGCACGCCGAGACGCAAAACCCATCGGCACGAGAACGGCAGGGCATTCGGGTCACGCGGCTTGCCGAAATAAGGACCGTGCGGAGGGTTATCTGGCGAGAAGAGACCTGACCCAGGCTCAACGCCTAGACCCTAACTGAGGGATCGATCCACGCCGCCAATGAGGCAATGACGCTCTTGAAATGGGGGTGATCCGTCTGCCATGCCGTTGACCCCAGAAGGACAGTCGTTATCTCCGGCGTGGCCTTGCCTTCGGTGACACCCAAGCTTTGCTCAAGGTCAACGGGCCACATCGCTTGCAAATCGGATACAGTGCGGCACCTTTCTATGGCGGCGCGAGCCTTCTCCGTCTTTGGCTTTACGGTACCATCCTTCAGAATATCTTCATCGGTGAGCGCGCACCAACGTATGCCCAACGATCTCGAAATTGAGGCGAAGGCGGGAATGGATGATACCCCCTCGCACTGGGTGACGCTGACGGACCTAGCGTCAATGTCGACGCCCAATTGTTCGAACGCGAGTTTGACGGCGAATTGGTCGTCCTTACCCTCGCAGAACACGGCAGCCGTGCCGAACAAGAAGTCGTGGGCGCCACGATCGTCAAGCTTCGACTGCAGCTTCGCGCTCTGCTCCAACTTATCCGTCTGAAGGCTCTTGCTCGTCACCGAGCCCTTGGTCCTCACCAAACGGGTGATAACTTGATCTTGGTCGAAAGAGACCAACTCAGGCGAATGCGTTGTGTAGACCACCGTCCAGCCCTTCAAAGCCAGGGCACCGAGAACCTTTCGGATCTTGCGACGCAGATGGGGATGAAGGTGTGTCTCCGGCTCTTCCAAGAGTAGGACAACCCTCTCCTTCAACAACTCGGGGTACTCGGAGAGTGCCTCCAATGCGGCGAGACGGATCACACTCTGCCAACCGTCGCCCATACTCTTTAGTGGTGTTGTGACGCTGTCAGGGTCCGTGGCTAGCGACACGGCAAGTTGTTGCGCCAGCCATTCCTCCAACAACTGCGTATTTGGCTGCAGATCAATCTTTGCGTGGCTGCCAACGTAGCGGCTGAAGACCCTCTCTAGGCGCGGCTTCATGTCGTCGCTCCAGAACGGAAAGGCTTCTACGGCTTGTCGAAAAAAGTCGTATGCCTTGTGTAGCGTTCCAGGCATCTTCCTTTCGCCGCCGTCACCGACCTTCATAACCCAATCATCAATGAGGAAGCGCGTTGCCAGAAGCTTGGATAGTTTGGCGATAGGGCCAGACTTCCAGACATACAGGGACGCTTCGATGTTCTGAGGTTTGAAGAACCATACCTCGGGCGTGTGTTCATGAATGTCGTCTAGCCGAGCGTTCACAAGCTTGTATCCGATGTCGTGGTCGGCGTACTTCTTCTTGTCGTCCGCGCTAAGTGACGTCCGAGGGGCGGTCGTCACGCTGTTGCCCTCGCCGTCGAACAAAGTTCGGCTATGGCTCAACTTGCCACCCTTGGCAGTCCTCCCCTTAACCTGAACGCCGTGGATCATGCTGGGTTTTGCTACGCCCTTAACTGCCGGGTATCCGAGTTCGTTGTCCGAATGGAAGTGCACTTGGACGGTGAACTCGTTTGACGGTTTCCCGGAGGCGTCACAGAAGAAATCTGTCGGTTCCGGTGACCACTGGTGGTAGCCGCCGCCATTTAAAGCCAACGCAATCGCATTAAGAACGGTCGACTTCCCCGCATTGTTCGAGCCGATGAGAACAGAGGGAAAGCCATCGCGTAGATCGAGCTCCAAATGCTCGATGCCACGAAAGCAGTCGATCACTACCTTCGACAGTTTGAAGTCGATGGGCATTATCTGCTCTCCAAATCTTTGCACCGGGCACGCGGGTCACATCACTGGCGTTCAGCCCACTTTCTGGGCATCACAACAACGAAAGTTGGCCACCTGCGTCTTTGGCATTCTGTGGAAACTTGATCTGCGTGGCCGGCTTCTCAACGATCACAAGAGCGTCGTCCGGTGCCGTCCGCTGTAGCCGCTTCGCCTCGGACCACGGCGCGCTCAGCCACGTCTCGGTTTCCTCTTGCGTCCTCAGAATGACAGGCATCGCCTTCTCGTGGATCGGCTTGATGAGTGCGTTGGGTGCGGTCGTCATGAAACCGTAAAGCTCGAAGTCGCCGGGACCGTCCTTGACCTTCCGAACCCCATACCAAGGCGTCCAAAGGCCAGCGAAGAAGAACAGAGGGCGGTCATCGCTGACGGCAAACCAGAAGTTCCGCTGAATGCCTGTCTCTGGGTCCTTGTCGCCCGGCGTTGGGCTGGGCTCCGCGAAGCTCGTCACAGGGACCACGCAACGATACTCGACGCCAACATACTGCTGCCAGTGGCCGTATTGCGGATTGCGTATGTTCGTGGTGCCATAGTCGGCCTTACCCTTGACCCGCTCTGGCGGTGTCGGCATTCCCCAGAGAAGTCGGGCAAGCTCCCGTTCCCCATCCGGCGCATTGCGAGCAACCGGACCGAGCTGGTTGGGATAGACGTCAATCGAAGGTTCAAGGTTGCCCAAGATGTCCCGCAACGCGCCTGTCCACTGTCGGATGGCCTCTTGGCTGGTTGTGATGTTGTAGAGATTACACATCCAGCTAGGATGCCTCGGCCAAACGTTGCAATCCAGAACAATATGACCCACAGACCCGATGCCATTCCGTCGAAAGGTGCCTGCATCTACTGCGGAGACAGAACAACCGCGCTAACGGACGAACACGTGGTGCCTTTTGGCATGGGCGGGAAGCACGTACTTTTGAAAGCGAGTTGTCTCCGCTGCAACAAAGTGACTTCCAAATTTGAACTGGACGTTCTCCAGGAACTATGGGGTGACGCGAGAATTAGCTATGGTTCGCCTACGCGCCACCGCCCCAAAAGGGCGTCAAGAACCCACATAAATATGGTGTTGCCGGATCAATCCCGCAGCATCGACATTCCTGTTTCTGAATATCCCGCAGCCATGGTCTATTATGAAATGGGTCAAGCTGGGGCACTGGCTGGGCTTGATCCATCGGTTGACACATCGGGCGGTTGGAAACTGACTACAGTGACCGACCAACAGAAGCTGGATGCCTTTCCATCGAAATACGGCGTCAGCCCCACAATGAAGTTCAGGCACGTGCCAGTGAGCTTCGGACGCATGATGGTGAAGATTGGCTTTTGTCAAATTCTTACGGCATTGGACCCGGGCGATTTCCGCCCCTACTGTCTCCCATTTCTAATGGGGCAAAGAAGTAATCTCTCCCATGTCGTCGGCA containing:
- a CDS encoding recombinase family protein, yielding MAIVGYARVSTTDQNTAVQIDQLKAAGAADDHIFQDRLSGLDNDRPKLAEALRFVRKGDTLVVTKVDRLARSAAHLHQIVEDLDKRGVGFRVLNDPSLDTTKPHGKLMFGILASIAEFETALRKERQMEGIAKAKARGDHLGRPKTVTDEVEQKVRDMRAEGASIRAIAAAVGYSTATVQKIMNE
- a CDS encoding ATP-dependent nuclease, with the translated sequence MPIDFKLSKVVIDCFRGIEHLELDLRDGFPSVLIGSNNAGKSTVLNAIALALNGGGYHQWSPEPTDFFCDASGKPSNEFTVQVHFHSDNELGYPAVKGVAKPSMIHGVQVKGRTAKGGKLSHSRTLFDGEGNSVTTAPRTSLSADDKKKYADHDIGYKLVNARLDDIHEHTPEVWFFKPQNIEASLYVWKSGPIAKLSKLLATRFLIDDWVMKVGDGGERKMPGTLHKAYDFFRQAVEAFPFWSDDMKPRLERVFSRYVGSHAKIDLQPNTQLLEEWLAQQLAVSLATDPDSVTTPLKSMGDGWQSVIRLAALEALSEYPELLKERVVLLLEEPETHLHPHLRRKIRKVLGALALKGWTVVYTTHSPELVSFDQDQVITRLVRTKGSVTSKSLQTDKLEQSAKLQSKLDDRGAHDFLFGTAAVFCEGKDDQFAVKLAFEQLGVDIDARSVSVTQCEGVSSIPAFASISRSLGIRWCALTDEDILKDGTVKPKTEKARAAIERCRTVSDLQAMWPVDLEQSLGVTEGKATPEITTVLLGSTAWQTDHPHFKSVIASLAAWIDPSVRV
- a CDS encoding SOS response-associated peptidase, which gives rise to MCNLYNITTSQEAIRQWTGALRDILGNLEPSIDVYPNQLGPVARNAPDGERELARLLWGMPTPPERVKGKADYGTTNIRNPQYGHWQQYVGVEYRCVVPVTSFAEPSPTPGDKDPETGIQRNFWFAVSDDRPLFFFAGLWTPWYGVRKVKDGPGDFELYGFMTTAPNALIKPIHEKAMPVILRTQEETETWLSAPWSEAKRLQRTAPDDALVIVEKPATQIKFPQNAKDAGGQLSLL
- a CDS encoding DUF982 domain-containing protein; its protein translation is MSLNWFNPPVPVRGERAGMTYNVSNVEAASEHLLKWTKRGPKWNLAVRVCIACLADQATPQEVRRAFRAAAKEEGRLSPDHSSVSRQ
- a CDS encoding winged helix-turn-helix domain-containing protein encodes the protein MNPTTNADPKKKGPRWTNPRYQAATRKDTERAPDFHHKATHVLRSEGFSGPATSKVVGISLRAVRAYLSRPCEALEVERREITKRHRIEHHSRTRQSKAPFELWAYLRKAQVPMVTDLLGFDPWASDNGGASTRERISFYLMDGGWSQAEIARMLGISQQAVSKHARAIKEVVSIRLRRRTAMTTRRIVHS